The Bombus fervidus isolate BK054 chromosome 8, iyBomFerv1, whole genome shotgun sequence genome window below encodes:
- the Fer gene encoding tyrosine-protein kinase Fer isoform X6: MQKAVDSVKPVEEYRDFIGKHRTRPASPIRFIFDENLVDDTSGKLLPNKLTVDNLTIDWLRNRLTELETSLKATQQSRQNPPYPSENNSDSKISILDYSREREELRLRCQEKRLQRQVDVIRAALNELGCEELPLGYDLSMESSFADSPSISKKNTVADIGLFTLRRNQRFMTIFRSPFKSLPIINDTKDGTIRSSSEGPTSKADNTLPVTFRGISHLTSQKGNGSGDLMEEEWFHGVLPREEVVRLLVTEGDFLVRETTRNDECQIVLSVCWDGHKHFIVQTTPEGHYRFEGPTFPSIQELIRHQWLSGLPVTSRSGAILKTPILRERWELNNDDVILLEKIGRGNFGDVYKAQLKTCKTEVAVKTCKVTLPDEQKRKFLQEGRILKQYDHPNIVKLIGICVQKQPIMIVMELVPGGSLLTYLRKNANTITQQEQLRMCKDAAAGMRYLESKYCIHRDLAARNCLVGYESIVKISDFGMSREEEEYIVSDGMKQIPIKWTAPEALNFGKYTSLCDVWSYGILMWEIFSKGGNPYSGMSNSQAREKIDAGYRMPAPENTPDEIYRLMLRCWEYEPEKRPHFDQIYTVVETLSQAYL; this comes from the exons ATGCAAAAGGCTGTTGATTCCGTAAAGCCTGTAGAAGAGTACAGGGATTTTATAGGGAAACACAG AACACGACCAGCGTCACCGATAAGATTTATTTTCGATGAGAACCTTGTAGATGATACATCAGGAAAATTGTTGCCAAATAAATTAACAGTAGATAATTTGACTATAGATTGGTTAAGAAATAGGCTAACAGAATTGGAAACTTCTTTGAAAGCAACTCAACAGAGTCGACAAAACCCACCATATCCATCAGAGAACAATAGCGATTCTAA AATATCAATTTTGGATTACTCCCGTGAAAGAGAAGAATTGCGATTACGTTGTCAAGAAAAGAGACTTCAGCGGCAAGTGGATGTTATTAGAGCTGCCTTAAATGAATTAGGTTGCGAAGAATTACCACTTGGATATGATCTTTCAATGGAAAGCTCTTTCGCTGATTCACCTTCTATTAGTAAG AAAAATACAGTTGCAGATATTGGTCTGTTTACATTACGAAGAAATCAACGGTTCATGACAATATTTAGATCTCCCTTCAAATCCTTACCGATAATAAACGACACAAAAGATGGAACGATTAGATCGAGTAGCGAAGGTCCTACCTCAAAAGCAGATAATACTCTACCAGTT ACATTCCGTGGGATATCGCATTTAACAAGTCAAAAGGGAAATGGAAGTGGTGATCTTATGGAGGAAGAGTGGTTTCATGGTGTGTTACCAAGAGAAGAAGTTGTGAGATTACTCGTAACTGAAGGAGATTTCTTAGTACGCGAAACAACACGAAATGATGAATGCCAAATAGTTTTATCTGTTTGCTGGGATGGACATAAACATTTCATTGTACAAACTACTCCTGAA gGGCATTACAGATTCGAAGGTCCTACGTTTCCATCGATTCAAGAATTAATCAGGCATCAATGGTTATCCGGATTACCAGTGACTAGTCGATCTGGAGCTATTCTCAAAACACCAATTTTACGTGAACGTTGGGAACTCAATAACGACGATGTAATTCTCCTAGAAAAGATAGGACGG gGTAACTTTGGAGATGTATATAAAGCGCAGTTAAAAACTTGTAAGACTGAAGTGGCTGTAAAAACTTGCAAAGTAACGTTACCGGATGAACAAAAACGTAAATTCTTACAAGAAGGACGAATATTGAAGCAATACGATCATCCCAATATAGTAAAGCTTATAGGAATTTGTGTCCAAAAACAACCTATTATGATTGTTATGGAATTAGTACCTG GTGGTTCCCTGTTAacttatttaagaaaaaatgcTAATACTATTACGCAACAAGAACAACTTCGAATGTGTAAAGATGCAGCTGCAGGTATGCGCTATTTGGAATCTAAATATTGTATTCATAGGGACTTGGCTGCTCGAAACTGTCTCGTAG gATATGAATCTATAGTAAAAATATCAGATTTCGGAATGTcacgagaagaagaagagtatATAGTATCAGATGGTATGAAACAAATCCCAATTAAATGGACTGCGCCAGAGGCATTAAATTTTG gtAAATATACGTCGCTTTGTGATGTGTGGAGTTATGGAATCTTAATGTGGGAGATATTTTCTAAAGGTGGAAATCCTTATAGTGGGATGTCTAATTCTCAAGCTCGCGAAAAAATAGATGCAG GTTATCGAATGCCAGCACCAGAAAATACACCCGATGAAATATATCGTTTAATGTTACGATGTTGGGAATATGAACCGGAGAAGCGTCCTCATTTCGATCAAATATATACCGTTGTTGAGACGCTTTCTCAAgcgtatttataa
- the Fer gene encoding tyrosine-protein kinase Fer isoform X5 has product MGFSTSLQGQSSHEALLARQDAEIKLLETMRRCLTIKVKSDREYASTISSLTMQGKKIERNEDLVGSLIAQSWRDIMDSIDQTAKLIKQQADSIEAIVVEHIMTLYSERRRARKVYQEEQTWLNNQFQQLTEDVARKKLEYQKNLEMYKLMRSRFEEHYVKSGRVGRKLDEVREKYQKACRKLHLTHNEYVLLLGAVTECEHDLRTCYLPSLLHRQQAIHQEFITSWKTILQDIVKYSDFTTDKFQEIHRRMQKAVDSVKPVEEYRDFIGKHRTRPASPIRFIFDENLVDDTSGKLLPNKLTVDNLTIDWLRNRLTELETSLKATQQSRQNPPYPSENNSDSKISILDYSREREELRLRCQEKRLQRQVDVIRAALNELGCEELPLGYDLSMESSFADSPSISKKNTVADIGLFTLRRNQRFMTIFRSPFKSLPIINDTKDGTIRSSSEGPTSKADNTLPVTFRGISHLTSQKGNGSGDLMEEEWFHGVLPREEVVRLLVTEGDFLVRETTRNDECQIVLSVCWDGHKHFIVQTTPEGHYRFEGPTFPSIQELIRHQWLSGLPVTSRSGAILKTPILRERWELNNDDVILLEKIGRGNFGDVYKAQLKTCKTEVAVKTCKVTLPDEQKRKFLQEGRILKQYDHPNIVKLIGICVQKQPIMIVMELVPGGSLLTYLRKNANTITQQEQLRMCKDAAAGMRYLESKYCIHRDLAARNCLVGKCV; this is encoded by the exons ATGGGTTTCTCTACGAGTTTACAAGGACAGTCATCACACGAGGCATTACTTGCCCGTCAAGATGCTGAAATTAAGCTTCTGGAAACGATGAGACGGTGTTTAACGATTAAAGTTAAATCAGACCGTGAATATGCTTCAACAATCTCCTCCCTGACTATGCAAGGGAAGAAGATTGAACGTAACGAGGATCTTGTTGGTAGTCTAATAGCGCAG AGCTGGAGAGATATTATGGACTCTATCGATCAGACTGCAAAATTAATCAAACAGCAGGCAGATTCAATTGAAGCTATAGTAGTTGAACACATTATGACATTATATTCTGAAAGAAGACGAGCTAGGAAAGTGTATCAGGAGGAGCAAACGTGGTTGAACAATCAATTTCAACAG TTGACTGAAGATGTTGCCAGGAAAAAGTTGGAATATCAGAAAAATCTAGAAATGTACAAATTGATGAGATCCCGTTTTGAAGAACATTACGTTAAGT CCGGTAGAGTTGGCAGAAAATTGGATGAAGTAAGAGAAAAATATCAGAAAGCCTGTAGGAAACTTCACCTTACCCACAATGAATACGTATTGCTTTTGGGTGCTGTAACAGAGTGTGAACATGACCTAAGAACTTGTTACTTACCCAGTTTGCTTCACCGACAACAGGCGATTCATCAAGAATTTATAACATCATG GAAAACCATACTTCAGGACATAGTGAAATATTCTGATTTTACGACAGATAAATTTCAAGAGATACATCGGCGAATGCAAAAGGCTGTTGATTCCGTAAAGCCTGTAGAAGAGTACAGGGATTTTATAGGGAAACACAG AACACGACCAGCGTCACCGATAAGATTTATTTTCGATGAGAACCTTGTAGATGATACATCAGGAAAATTGTTGCCAAATAAATTAACAGTAGATAATTTGACTATAGATTGGTTAAGAAATAGGCTAACAGAATTGGAAACTTCTTTGAAAGCAACTCAACAGAGTCGACAAAACCCACCATATCCATCAGAGAACAATAGCGATTCTAA AATATCAATTTTGGATTACTCCCGTGAAAGAGAAGAATTGCGATTACGTTGTCAAGAAAAGAGACTTCAGCGGCAAGTGGATGTTATTAGAGCTGCCTTAAATGAATTAGGTTGCGAAGAATTACCACTTGGATATGATCTTTCAATGGAAAGCTCTTTCGCTGATTCACCTTCTATTAGTAAG AAAAATACAGTTGCAGATATTGGTCTGTTTACATTACGAAGAAATCAACGGTTCATGACAATATTTAGATCTCCCTTCAAATCCTTACCGATAATAAACGACACAAAAGATGGAACGATTAGATCGAGTAGCGAAGGTCCTACCTCAAAAGCAGATAATACTCTACCAGTT ACATTCCGTGGGATATCGCATTTAACAAGTCAAAAGGGAAATGGAAGTGGTGATCTTATGGAGGAAGAGTGGTTTCATGGTGTGTTACCAAGAGAAGAAGTTGTGAGATTACTCGTAACTGAAGGAGATTTCTTAGTACGCGAAACAACACGAAATGATGAATGCCAAATAGTTTTATCTGTTTGCTGGGATGGACATAAACATTTCATTGTACAAACTACTCCTGAA gGGCATTACAGATTCGAAGGTCCTACGTTTCCATCGATTCAAGAATTAATCAGGCATCAATGGTTATCCGGATTACCAGTGACTAGTCGATCTGGAGCTATTCTCAAAACACCAATTTTACGTGAACGTTGGGAACTCAATAACGACGATGTAATTCTCCTAGAAAAGATAGGACGG gGTAACTTTGGAGATGTATATAAAGCGCAGTTAAAAACTTGTAAGACTGAAGTGGCTGTAAAAACTTGCAAAGTAACGTTACCGGATGAACAAAAACGTAAATTCTTACAAGAAGGACGAATATTGAAGCAATACGATCATCCCAATATAGTAAAGCTTATAGGAATTTGTGTCCAAAAACAACCTATTATGATTGTTATGGAATTAGTACCTG GTGGTTCCCTGTTAacttatttaagaaaaaatgcTAATACTATTACGCAACAAGAACAACTTCGAATGTGTAAAGATGCAGCTGCAGGTATGCGCTATTTGGAATCTAAATATTGTATTCATAGGGACTTGGCTGCTCGAAACTGTCTCGTAGGTaaatgtgtgt gA